The genomic DNA GCCGTTGCGAATACACGGCAAAGATATCGGCACCCGGCGTCTCATACCCAGGCAGCACCTGCACGAGCCTGCCATCCGCCAGATACTCGTTGATATCCCACTCGGCGCGCATCAAGACACCGTGCCCTTCCAAAGCCCACTTCACCGCGATCTCGCCGTCATTCGTCGTCAGATTGCCGTTGATCCGCACCGACTCCGTCTTGCGGGCAGCGCCACGCCCTGTCGCGAGCCGCCACACGCCGTACGCTTCGTCGCCCTGCCGTATGCCGATGCAGTTGTGCCTCACCAGTTCATGCGGCGTGACCGGCATCCCATACTCGGCGATGTACGACGGTGCCGCGCATAACAACCTGCGATTCGGCGCAAGCCGTCGCGCGACGACGCGCGTATCGGGCGGTTCGCCGAAGCGGATGCAGACGTCGAACGCGTCATCCGTAAGCGGCGGCGGCGTGACGGACAACTGCAACTGCACGGCAACCTGCGGATAACGGTTCACGAAAC from Paraburkholderia terrae includes the following:
- a CDS encoding LysR substrate-binding domain-containing protein, which codes for MTGTVQPTDLSFFSTLAASGSLSAAARELGLTPAAVSKRLMQMEQRAGVPLINRTTRRMMLTPEGEVYLEHARRILDEIDALSELLGSAKKSPKGLLRVNATLGFGRSHVAPAISRFVNRYPQVAVQLQLSVTPPPLTDDAFDVCIRFGEPPDTRVVARRLAPNRRLLCAAPSYIAEYGMPVTPHELVRHNCIGIRQGDEAYGVWRLATGRGAARKTESVRINGNLTTNDGEIAVKWALEGHGVLMRAEWDINEYLADGRLVQVLPGYETPGADIFAVYSQRHQMSARIRTFVDFIAAELREAREG